One window of Quercus robur chromosome 12, dhQueRobu3.1, whole genome shotgun sequence genomic DNA carries:
- the LOC126708623 gene encoding uncharacterized protein LOC126708623, with protein MATRPDPDIDDDFSELYKEYTGPLGSATNNVQDKGKTNKRSQAGSDEEEEQRDPNAVPTDFTSREAKVWEAKSKATERIWKKRKEEEMICKICGESGHFTQGCPSTLGANRKSQDFFERVPAREKHVKALFSEKVIQKIEKDIGCKIKMEEKFIIVSGKDRLILTKGVDAVHKVINDEGDQRGSSSSHMARSRSPERSPVDARMRRSESQRSYSGPQNASQFQQRFGRQEKAVEDRIRDDLQKFSRGSPQAYGNNGARGRSSNSKSPAHPPYTGKSYNSYDGNNQSMGAYRTDGWDNERRGSDMQSGRQFDYPAVPQTLEELEMEYKRDAMELGRIRDKEEDEENYRHREAIREMRENYMKQLASLRGTHAKQWEEFLQLDAQRRQQQPRQPMPTSGFGGYKQHGYSDYDGTSANPHYAGANLAMDSRSRYPNPMENYSSRPNENFSDFQRQRREDYGKAYNRY; from the exons ATGGCGACAAGACCAGACCCGGATATTGATGATGACTTCAGTGAGCTTTACAAGGAGTACACTGGGCCTCTGGGATCGGCTACCAACAATGTGCAGGATAAGGGGAAGACGAACAAAAGGTCTCAGGCGGGTTCTGACGAGGAAGAGGAACAACGGGATCCGAATGCTGTTCCAACTGATTTCACAAGCCGAGAAGCTAAGGTATGGGAGGCTAAGTCAAAAGCTACCGAGAGGATTTGGAAGAAacggaaagaagaagaaatgattTGCAAAATTTGTGGAGAGTCTGGTCACTTTACTCAG GGGTGTCCCTCTACTCTTGGAGCAAATCGCAAGTCTCAAGATTTCTTTGAAAGGGTACCTGCTAGAGAAAAGCATGTAAAGGCACTTTTTTCAGAAAAAgttattcaaaaaattgaaaaggataTTGGCTGCAaaatcaagatggaggagaaaTTTATTATTGTCAGTGGCAAGGATAGGTTAATTTTGACAAAAGGTGTGGATGCTGTGCACAAAGTGATTAACGATGAAGGTGATCAAAGGGGATCTTCTAGTTCCCACATGGCAAGATCTAGGTCACCTGAGCGAAGCCCTGTTGATGCACGAATGCGACGCTCTGAATCCCAAAGGTCTTATTCTGGTCCCCAGAATGCATCACAGTTCCAACAGAGGTTTGGCAGGCAGGAGAAGGCTGTGGAAGACCGTATTCGTGATGATCTGCAGAAATTCTCAAGGGGTTCTCCACAAG CTTATGGTAATAATGGAGCTAGAGGTCGTTCAAGCAATTCAAAATCTCCAGCACATCCTCCTTACACAGGCAAGTCATATAATTCATATGATGGTAATAATCAGAGCATGGGTGCTTATAGAACTGATGGATGGGATAATGAGAGAAGAGGATCTGATATGCAATCTGGACGTCAGTTTGATTACCCTGCTGTCCCCCAGACATTAGAAGAATTAGAGATGGAGTATAAGAGGGATGCAATGGAACTTGGAAGAATTCGTgacaaggaagaagatgaagaaaattaCAGGCATCGTGAG GCTATTAGGGAGATGAGAGAGAACTACATGAAGCAACTGGCTAGTCTGAGGGGAACACATGCAAAACAGTGGGAGGAGTTTCTCCAACTTGATGCCCAAAGACGTCAACAGCAGCCACGCCAACCAATGCCCACTTCTGGTTTTGGAGGATATAAACAGCATGGTTATTCTGACTATGATGGTACCTCGGCCAACCCTCATTATGCTGGGGCCAATTTAGCCATGGATTCAAGAAGCCGATACCCAAACCCAATGGAAAATTATTCTTCAAGGCCTAATGAAAATTTCAGTGACTTTCAGCGTCAGAGGCGTGAAGATTATGGGAAAGCCTACAATCGATACTAA